The genomic window TCGGCATGTTCTCCGATCGGGTCGGCAGGCGGCCGATGTGGCTGTTCTCGCTGATCGGTCTCGCGGTGCTCGCGGTGCCGATGTACTGGCTGATGGGGCAGGGCACCGCGTGGGCGATCATCGGTTTCATCGTGCTCGGCCTGCTGTACGTGCCGCAGCTGTCCACCATCAGCTCCACATTCCCGGCGATCTTCCCGACCCACGTGCGCTACGCCGGCTTCGCCTTCGCCTACAACGTCTCCACCGCGGCGTTCGGCGGCACCGCCCCGCTGGTCAACGAGGCCGTCATCGAATCGACCGGATGGGCGCTGTTCCCCGCCGCCTACATGGTCGCCGCCTCCCTCATCGGCTTGGTCGCCTGGGCCTTCCTGCGCGAGACCGCGGGCACCTCGCTCCGCGGCACCAAGGTCCCTGACGCCGACCGCACACCGCTACCGGCGGTGGTGCAGCCCGCGACCTGACGCGGCTCACGGCTTCCACGGCCCGACACGGGGCCGGTCGAAGCGCCCGTCGATTCTGAGCGGTGGCAGGGCGCACGGGAGCGTGGGCTCGACGGCGGGACCGTATTCGGGGAGCTATTCCTCTTCCAGGTCGTTCTCGGTCGGCCAGTCGTCGGCGACGATCAGGCGGCCGGTGCGCAGCATCTCGTCGTACTGTTCGGCGATCAGTGCGGGCGGGTAGGTCGGCCAGTAGGAGACCGCGCCGGTGGCCTTGTCGATGACGCTGACCGAGCCGCCGATCACCGGCGGTGGTAGTGGGGAAGTGCTTTCCGGAACCGGTCCGCGGATCGCGACGACGACGAAGCCGCCGTCGAATTCGGTGAGCTGGTGCGCGATTCCGCTGGCGAGCTGGTCCGGTACGGACAGGTATCGCGCGGCGATCTGTTGCGCCGCAGCGAGATCCACCGGCGTGGTCGCCGAGGTGGGGTAGGCGTGGACTTCCATGGTGCGGTGGCGGGATCGACCGGCGATCGACCGCCTGCTCCTTTCGTCGTTGCTGTGCAAGAAGATACGCCGCCCGTGGTGTGGTGACTGTCTCAGTCGAACTGGACCGTGGCGAGCATGGCGCGGGCCAGTTCTTCAGGGTCCGTCGTGTCGGCCAGCGTCGAATCCGTCAGCGCTCCCTCTCGCCACAGGGCCGCGAAGCCGTGCACCAGCGACCAAGCGGCCAGCTGGGTGGCGCGTTCCTGTCGGTCGGTGCGTTCGGGGCGCAGGTCGGCGACGCCCGTGCGCAGCGCGGCGCCCGAGCGGGACCGCGCGGCGCGTAGTTCGGCATCGTCGGCGCGGAGCAGATCGCGGCGGAACATCACGTCGAAGTGTCCGGGATGGTTCAGCGCGAAACGCACATACGCGACGGCGACGTCGCGGAAGTCCGGTCCGGCGCCGTCGAGTTCCGCGCCGAGCAGGTCGTAGCCCTCGGTGGCCAGCGCGGTGAGCAGACCGGCGCGATCGCCGAAATGGTGGGCGGGCGCCGCGTGTGAGACGCCCGCGCGCCGCGCGAGCCCGCGCAGGGAGATCGCGTCGACGCCGTCGGCGGCGATCTGCTCGGCCGCCGCGGTCAGCATCGCGGTGCGGAGATCGCCGTGGTGGTAGCCGCTCTTCGCCATGCCTTCGATACTGGCCGACAATCTTGTCATTGACAAGTTCGCGAGGTCGTCTCTAATCTTGCCAGTGTCAAGATTGGTTCGTACCGCATCTCGGGAGATACTCATGGCCCCCTTCGTCGTCCTCGCCGCCGTCACCGCGCTCGCCCGCCTGCTCGGCTGGTTCGTCGATGTCACCTGGCTCGATTCGTGGTCGGACGCAGTCCGTTTCGGCCTCGCCGCCATGTTCGCGCTGACCGCGAGCGCCCACTTCCTGCAACCGCGACGCTCGGCGCTGATCGAGATGGTGCCGCCGCGGTTGCCCGCCGCACCCGCGATGGTCACGCTGACCGGCGTCCTCGAAATCGCGGGCGCGATCGGCCTGTTGATTCCCGCCACCGCGGATCTCGCGGCGGCGGGCCTCGCGGCACTGCTCGTGGTGATGTTCCCCGCCAACGTGTGGGCCGCGCGAAAAGGCGTGGGCGTCAAGACGATGCCGCTGCCCTTGCGCACCGTGTTGCAGGTGGTGTTCCTCGGCGCGACCGCCCTGGTGATCGCCGGCTAGCGCGAAACCGACTGCCGCGCTATGGCACTGGGCGGCAGATTGCCGAGGTCCGCCGGGATCGAGAGGTGTCGCCCAGCTGCGCCGACCGAGGCGAGACCGGGAACGATGGAGTGATGTCCTTTACGGTTACCGACACTGTCGCCTGGGCGATCATCGGCTGGGTGATCCTGGTGCTGGCCGGGAGATTGATCCTCGTCCGCGACACCGTGATCGACTACCTCGTGAATCGGTTGCTGCTGTGGGGTCTGCTCGCGCTGCTGCTGTACCGCTGGCCGGAGACGGGGCCGTTCGCCGGGGTGGTCGAGCGGCTCGCGATCGGCTGTGTAGTGCTGTCGACCAGTTATCTCGTCGGCATCGCCCTTGTCGAGGGGGTGAACGAGGACATGAGCCAGGTCCGGCAGCGCGAGCGACGCTACTGCGCGATCGCACTGGCGTCCACCGCAACGGTTCTCTTCGCCGGGTGGTCGGCCGACGCGGAGGGTTTGCCCTTGGATCTCGGAATCGGTTGGCAGGGCTTCCTTCTCATCCTCTCCATCAGCGTGCCGATCGCCGTCAATACGGTCCTGTTCGCGATTCGCGGGATTCGGGAACTGTGGATCGGAAGCCATGAAGGTGTCGAGAAGCTGGCTGGGCTCGTGCTCTTCGTCGTGAACCTTTTCGCCTGGACGAATCAGCTGCTGATGATGTCGCAGATCGTGTTCGGGCGACCCGACCTGGGGCCGCACTTGCCCCGTGTCGAATGGATCTTCACCATCTGCATCGCCGCCAACGGTGCGCTGCTAGCGCTGCCATTGGCTGCCTCGTTGGGCGAGGCGGCCGGGCTGGACGCAGCGGGTCGCTCCTGCCGGAGGCTGCGCGTGCTGTGGCGCGACCTGACCGAGGCGGTTCCCGAAATCGTGATGCCGCCGGGTGTCGGTACCGGCAGCCGCGGCCGATTGTTCCGGATGACCGTGGAGATCCGCGACGCCATTCTCCACCTCGGGCCATATCTTCCTCCAGTCCACGGCGAGGACCCGAGTGGAGGCCCAGGTGAACTCGATCGATTCGCGCATCGGCTGGCGCTGGCGACCGCCGCGCGCAAGGCGGGCGTACAGCCCGAGAACCCGACGGGCGCAAGGCTGTCCGGGCTCCCCGCCGGGGACTTCGATGCCGATCTACGGCAGCTGCGTGAGCTGGCTCGCGCGTGGCGGAGGATGCGCTCCTCGGGAGTGTCCATCGATGAAAGCGCCCGGCCGACCCTGTCCCCCCCTCCTGGGACAGGCCCGGCCGGGCTGAAACAAACAATGCCTTGGGGGTCTTGACAGGGGCTTAAGGAGGGCTTAAGGGGGGATCAGGCGTGGGGTTGGGGGAGTTGGGTGAGGAATTCGGCGTTGGTCGCGGTTTGGCGTAGGCCCTCCAGAAGGAGGTCGGTGGCGTGGTGGCCGTCGACGGCGGCGAGGGTGCGGCGCAGGTGGTGGGTCGCGGCGAGTTCGGCGGGGGTGAGCAGGAGTTCGTCCTTGCGGGTGCTGGATTGGGCGATGTCGACGGCGGGGAAGACGCGGCGGGCGGCGATGGCGCGGTCGAGTTTCAGTTCGGCGTTGCCGGTGCTCTTATACTCCTCGAAGATCACCGTGTCGGCCAGCGAGCCGGTTTCGACCAGGGTGGTGGCGATGATGGTGAGCGAGCCGCCGTTCTCGAAGTTGCGCGCGGCGCCGAGGAATCGCTTGGGCGAGGCGAGTGCCGCGGCGTCGACACCGCCAGAGAGGACGCGGCCCGAGCTGGGCGCGGCATTGTTGTAGGCGCGGGCGAGGCGGGTCAGCGAGTCGAGCAGGACCACCACGTCGCGGCCGGTTTCGGCCAGGCGTTTGGCGCGTTCGATGGCGAGTTCGGCGAGCGCGATCTGATCGCGGGGCGAGCGATCGAAGGTGGCGGCGGCGACGTCGGCGGGGACGCTGCGAGCCAGGTCGGTGACCTCTTCCGGGCGCTCGCCGACGAGCACGAGCATCAGCTCGCATTCGGGGTGATTCTTGGCGATGCCGTGCGAGATGGCTTGCAGCACAGAGGTTTTGCCCGCCTTGGGTGGTGCGACCACCAGTGCGCGCTGGCCCTTGCCGATCGGCATGACGAGGTCGGTGACGCGGGTGGTCAGCTCGTGCGGCTCGGTTTCCAGGCGCAGGCGCTGGTTGGGATAGAGGGGGACCAGGTTCTCGAAGACGGGGCGTTTGCCCGCGTGCTCAGGGGGCCGGCCGTTGACGGTCTCGACGCGGAGGAGCCGGTCGAGTTTCGCGCCATCTTTCGGTGATTGCGCGTTGCGCCGGGCCGATTGCGTGTCGCGCTGCTCGGACCGTGCCACACCGGTGACGAAATCGCCCCGGCGCAAATGGTTCTCGCGGATCAAGCGGGGCGCGACGTGCAGGTCGTCGTCGCCGGGAAGGTACCCGTCGACGCGCAGCGTCGCGGTGTTGCCGACGATGTCGAGGATGCCGGAGACCGGCCGTTCGGCGTCGTCGTGCGCTAACCGATGCTGAGAATTGTTGTCGTTCATCGAGTTTCCTTACTGAGGTAAAGGGAGAGGAATGGCGAAAGCCATGAGTGCGGTAGAGATCTCGCAACCACGACCCGGAATTGGCGCGATACGTCGCCTGTGCGGGTGAGCGGGTCCCGTTCATCGCGAATTCGATATCGCGGAAAAAGGGGAGATCCGAGTTCGTCCGTGGGAGACATCGTCTACAACCACCGACAGCGCCGAGGCTACCCGCCGCGAATCGATTCGCGCAAGGGCGGACCTGTCGAGCGTGCGTCGTGTCCCGGCTACTCGGCCCTCGACGACCCTGCTGCTTCGGCGTTTCGCCCACTTCGAGCGCCTGTGGACGAGTTTTGCGCGGGTACCGATTCGGGCTTACCCCGGATGAAACTGGTCGGGCAGAGCGGCACGCGGCGTCCTGCGCGCGGCCCTACCGAATTCTGCCCACGCGGGCCGGATCATCTCGCGGACGATCGTCCGCCTCCCTCAACGACCCGCGCCGGAGCAATATTCCCGCCCGCGCTACCTGAAGTGCCCGCCCGGCCGCGCGGAGCGCTTCCGAGACGGGCACGTCATGCGGTGTGTGGCGGGTGAAGCCGGTCTCAGAGCACGGCCTGCGTCTGGGTGACCTTCGCGACGAGCTTCTCCGCGTCGTCGCGGATCTCGGTCTCGACGACGATGAACGAGCGTCCCGCGTGCAACGGCCGCGCGCTGGCGACGGCGTGACCGGAGCGCACGGCGCGCAGGAAGTTGGACTTCGACTCGACCGTCGTGGTGCCCTGCTTGCCCTCGGGCAGGTTGAGGAAGGCGCACACCGCGCCGGTCGCGTCGGCGAGCGACATCAGCACACCGCCGTGCAGCATGCCGCCGAGCGTGCACAGCGACTCGTCCCAGGCGATCCGGCTGCGCACCAGTTCGGGCCCGTGCTCGAGCACCTCGATGCCGAGTCGCTCGGTGAACGGCATGGACTGGTGGAAGAGCTTGGTGCCGGTCTCGTCGATCATGCCGACCATGCTGCCGTCCGGTGGCGCGCCGGTCGATTACCCCGGAGGTAATCGGCGTCGATCCGCGCGCGGTTGGCGGGAATCCGCGATTCGCACGCCCGGCGGGCCGTGGGATCAGCCGAACGAACCGGTGGGCGGCGGGGACTGCACCATCCGCCACGCGCCGCAATTCACGGTCTTGAAGGCGACGTCGGTCGGCTTGATCTCCACGCGGACCGGACCGAGCCTGGTGAAGTTGTTGCCGATGATGTACTGCATGTTCGTGTTGTCGCCCTCCACTTTCCACAGCCTGCGCCAGTCGCAGCCGTAGAGCGGGTCGGGAGTTCCCGGCGCTTCCCAAACGCCGGGGAGAATGTCGACGCCGACCATGTAGAGGCCGTCGCCCGCCATGAAATTCGCGGGCTCGGCGGCCGCGGTTCCGGCTCCGAACAAGGTCGCGGCGGACGCCATCGCCCCCGCGATCACGAGCATGCGCATGCGCTGTTTCTCCTCGATATTCGCGTCCACAACTGGACGTCTGACCTGCGGAGATCCCCCATCTCCGCGGCCAGATCTACCAGAGTCGTCCGCGGGAATGGGGTTGTTCGAGAGATTTCTGTCAAATACACGCCGCGTTCGCACGAATTCGCCGTTATCGCGGGGCGGTGGTGTCATCGGCCAGAGCCGCCACGATATCGATGGTGTGAGAGGTATTCGGGCAATGGGTGCGCTCACGGAGCGGCGGCGTACGTGCGGCGCCCATTGTGCGGGCTTGTGCACGGAAGAGGGTTTGGCTCGAGTACTCGCCGCCGATCGGGGGTTGCTGCACTGGCGCGCGCGGCGCGGCCTCGGAGACGCGGGTTTGGCCGAGCACGCCGTGCAAGAGACGTTGCTACGGGCCTGGCGCTCCTGTTCACTGTTCGACGCGCGCCGCGGCAGCGTGCGCACCTGGCTGTTGGCCATCGAGCGCAACGTCATCATCGATATCGCGCGCGCCCGCGCGGCGCGGCCGTTCGACACGGCATGGGACGAGATCGGCGACGCGGGGGAGAGTCCGGTCGCCCACCCCGACTTCGCCGACGGGCTGATAGACGTCCTGCTGGTCGCCGAACTGCTGTCCCGGCTGCCCTCGGCCCAGCGCGAGGCGGTCGTCGAGGTGATCCTGCGCGACCGCGCCTACCGCGAGGTGGCCGCGGACTTCGGCGTCCCGGTCGGCACGGTGAAGACTCGCGTGCACTACGCGTTGCGATCGCTGCGGCAACTCCCGAGCGGAGCCTGATCCCGCCGATCCGGTTCGCGATCGAGCGATCGGCCCCCCTACGGTGGTCGGCATTGTCCGAAACCAGGCGGGAGTTGACCGATGCCGACCGAAGACCGCGGTGACCTGCGAATCGACCGACGGAGCGCGCTGGCCGGCGCTGGTGCGGTGGCAGCCGCCGTGACGGTGGCCGCCTGCGCGTCCGCCGAACCGTCCGCGCGCGAGATCGCGCCGGGCACCGAGGTCGCGAAGGTCGCCGACGTGCCGGTCGGCGGGGCCGTGATCGCTGGTGGAACCGTGGTCACTCAGCCGCAAGCCGGTGTCTTCCAAGGCTTTTCGGCCGCCTGCACGCACCTCGGGTGCACCGTGTCGAAGATCGAGCGCGCGACGGTCGTCTGCCGCTGCCACGGCAGCGCGTTCCGGTTCGACGGCACGGTCGCCACCGGACCCGCCGAACGACCGCTCGCGCCGCGCGCCGTCCGGGTCGACGGCGACCGCATCGTGACCGCCTGACGGGCGCTGCCCGAGATAAGCCACTCCCGCTCCGCGCCCCTTTTTGCCATGGTTTTAGTGGCTCTGACCAGCCATGATGCCGATCGAAACCTTGGTAACAGTTCGGTAACTGGACTTGCTTCGCTGCCCGCCGCGTTGCAAGAGTGAACCACTGGGTTTGGTGTTACTAGTGGGAAGGGAGGGGTGCTCCGTCCCGGGGCGCCGACCGAACATGAAGCCAAGCATCATCAAGGCCGGTATCTCCACCACCGTCACGGCCGCGGTGACCGCCACTCTCGCCGGGTTGTTCCCGGTCGCCGCGACGGCCACCCCGGTCGCGCCGGAGATGGCAGGCAAGCTCGCAGGCAAAACGGTTTTCCTCGACCCCGGCCACCAGGGGCCGAACCACTCCGAGAACCTGGGCAGACAGGTGGACAACGGCCGCGGCGGCACCAAGGACTGCCAGACCACCGGCATGACCTCCGTCAACGGCGTACCCGAACACACCATCAACTGGAACGTCGCCCAGCTGATCAAGACCTCGCTGGAGAGCATCGGCGCGCGGGTCGTGCTCAGTCGCCAGGACGACAGCGGCTGGGGCGGCTGCGTCGACGACCGGGCGCGGGCGGCCAACGAATCCGGCGCCGACGTGGCGGTGAGCATCCACGCCGACAGCGCGCCGCCCAATCTCCGCGGCTTCCACCTGATCGTCCCGGCGCTGCCGGTGCCCGACGCCAAGGTCGGCCAGGTCCAGTCCGGGCCGGGCCTGGCCGTCACGAAGGCGGTGCGTGACGCGTACCTGCAAGCCGGATTCCCGGCCGCCACGTACGCCGGGGTGCAGGACGGTTTGCAGACGCGCTCCGATATCGCGGGCCCAGCACTGACGACGGTGCCGAACGTGTTCCTCGAAATGGGCAACGGCGCCAACGCGGAAGACGCCGCGCTGCTGGAGAGCCCCGACGGCCAGCTGAAACACGCCATCGCCGTCACCACCGGAGTGGTGAGCTACCTGCTCGGCACTTCGCTCGCGACGACCGGATCGGCCACCGACCGACCGGCCGCCGCGCCCGCGCAGGACGTTCCGGCGCAGGCGGCCCCGGCGCAATCCGTCCCGGCGCAGGCGATTCCTGCGCAAGACGTTCCGGCGCAGCCGATTCCTGGGGAGGTTGTTCCAGCGCAGGCGGTTCCCGCGCCGCCCGTGCCGAACGGCTCGACACAAGCCAACGGATCGACGCAGGACGGTTCGGAGCAGAGCGATCCGAACGGGTCGGCGCAGAGCGATCCGAACGGAACATTGCCGCAGAGCGTGCCGGGAGCCCTGCCGCAGAGCGTGCCGAACGGAGCGCCGTCGCAGTCCCAGACCGGGCCGGGCACGAGCTTCGGCACGGCACCCGGCAGCCAGTCGATCCCGAGTAACGACCAGGGCACGCAGGCGAACCCCAGCCGGTCGACACCCGGAACCTACGCACTGCCGGGTAGCCCGTCGACACCCGGCACCCAGTCGACCCCCGGCAACCAGTCGAGGCCGGACTACCGTTCGGGCTCGGAGTCCGGCACGCTCGGCGTCCTCGCGAACACCGTGCTCGAGATGCTCATGCCATTGGCACGGGTGCTCGGCATGGACGACACGATGATCACCGCGGAGCTGATCAACCTGGCCTACACGCTGGCCAGCACCCTGTTCGGACCCGCGAAGTAATCGCATACCCCACCGAACGCCACCCGATCCGCCGGGTGGCGTTCGGCCGTTCCGGCGTCCTTCGCGCGCCGACTATGGTGGTCCGGGTGGCTGACCGGATTCCTGTGCTGATCGTCGCCGGCTTTCTCGGCTCGGGGAAGACCACCCTGCTCAACCACCTGCTACGCAACAATCGGGGGACGCGAATCGGCGTCGTGGTCAACGACTTCGGGGCGATCAACATCGATTCGATGCTGGTCGCCGGGCAGGTGGACGCGATGGTCTCGCTCGGCAACGGCTGCGTCTGCTGCGCGGTCGATGTCACCGAGCTGGACGATTTGTTCACCCGGTTGGCGCAGCCGAGGGCGAACATCGACGTGATCGTGGTCGAGGCCAGCGGACTCGCCGAGCCGCGCAACCTCATCCGGATGGTGGTCGGCAGCGACAACCCGCGCATCCGCTACGGCGGTCTGGTGGAAGTGGTCGACGCCGAACAGTTCCCGTCCAGCCGCGAGCGGCACCCCGAACTGCTGACCCACCTGCGTCTGGCCGATCTGGTGGTGGTCAACAAGGCCGACCGGGTCGGCGCGGCCGAACTGGAGACGCTGCGCGGCGAGATCGCCGACCTGGTCGGCACGGTCCCGGTCTACGCGACCACCCGCGGCCGTATCGATCCCGGCCTGCTGTTCGACGAGCCGCTGCGCGCGACCCGGCGCGTCGCCGAGCAGCTGAGCTTCGACGAACTGCTGGCCGAGCACGACCACGAGCACGACGGCGACGACGAGCACCGCCACCTGCACGACGACTACACCAGCGTGTCCTTCACCAGCGAACGGGAACTCGATCCGCGCAGGCTCATCGACTTCCTGGAGGACCCGCCGCCTGGCCTGTTCCGCGCCAAAGGCTTTGCGGCGTTCGGCGTCGCGGCCGAGCGCCGGAAGTTCCTGCTGCACATGGTCGGCAGGCACATCGTCTTCGAGCCCGGCGCGTGGCGGCGCGGCGAACCGCGCACCAGCCGGCTGGTGTTGATCGGTGCGGGCATGCCGTCCGAGCCCACGCTCTCGCGCTTGCGCGAAACGGTGCACAACGCCGACGATTTCCTCGACGAGCAAGCGATGCTCGGCGTGTGGCGCTACACCCCGCACTGAACGCGCCAGGGATTGGCGCGTTTTACCGCGAGCTGGCGCGTTCGGCGCTTCCCACGCGGCCGAGTTGTAGTGACACTGGCAGCACGCCCGCCGTGTCGGGGTCGGCGCTTTGCGCCGCGCGCGGCGTCGGTCAA from Nocardia bhagyanarayanae includes these protein-coding regions:
- a CDS encoding TetR/AcrR family transcriptional regulator; its protein translation is MAKSGYHHGDLRTAMLTAAAEQIAADGVDAISLRGLARRAGVSHAAPAHHFGDRAGLLTALATEGYDLLGAELDGAGPDFRDVAVAYVRFALNHPGHFDVMFRRDLLRADDAELRAARSRSGAALRTGVADLRPERTDRQERATQLAAWSLVHGFAALWREGALTDSTLADTTDPEELARAMLATVQFD
- a CDS encoding DoxX family protein; the encoded protein is MAPFVVLAAVTALARLLGWFVDVTWLDSWSDAVRFGLAAMFALTASAHFLQPRRSALIEMVPPRLPAAPAMVTLTGVLEIAGAIGLLIPATADLAAAGLAALLVVMFPANVWAARKGVGVKTMPLPLRTVLQVVFLGATALVIAG
- a CDS encoding MAB_1171c family putative transporter: MLLWGLLALLLYRWPETGPFAGVVERLAIGCVVLSTSYLVGIALVEGVNEDMSQVRQRERRYCAIALASTATVLFAGWSADAEGLPLDLGIGWQGFLLILSISVPIAVNTVLFAIRGIRELWIGSHEGVEKLAGLVLFVVNLFAWTNQLLMMSQIVFGRPDLGPHLPRVEWIFTICIAANGALLALPLAASLGEAAGLDAAGRSCRRLRVLWRDLTEAVPEIVMPPGVGTGSRGRLFRMTVEIRDAILHLGPYLPPVHGEDPSGGPGELDRFAHRLALATAARKAGVQPENPTGARLSGLPAGDFDADLRQLRELARAWRRMRSSGVSIDESARPTLSPPPGTGPAGLKQTMPWGS
- a CDS encoding PaaI family thioesterase, yielding MIDETGTKLFHQSMPFTERLGIEVLEHGPELVRSRIAWDESLCTLGGMLHGGVLMSLADATGAVCAFLNLPEGKQGTTTVESKSNFLRAVRSGHAVASARPLHAGRSFIVVETEIRDDAEKLVAKVTQTQAVL
- a CDS encoding sigma-70 family RNA polymerase sigma factor; its protein translation is MARVLAADRGLLHWRARRGLGDAGLAEHAVQETLLRAWRSCSLFDARRGSVRTWLLAIERNVIIDIARARAARPFDTAWDEIGDAGESPVAHPDFADGLIDVLLVAELLSRLPSAQREAVVEVILRDRAYREVAADFGVPVGTVKTRVHYALRSLRQLPSGA
- a CDS encoding ubiquinol-cytochrome c reductase iron-sulfur subunit, which codes for MPTEDRGDLRIDRRSALAGAGAVAAAVTVAACASAEPSAREIAPGTEVAKVADVPVGGAVIAGGTVVTQPQAGVFQGFSAACTHLGCTVSKIERATVVCRCHGSAFRFDGTVATGPAERPLAPRAVRVDGDRIVTA
- a CDS encoding N-acetylmuramoyl-L-alanine amidase — its product is MKPSIIKAGISTTVTAAVTATLAGLFPVAATATPVAPEMAGKLAGKTVFLDPGHQGPNHSENLGRQVDNGRGGTKDCQTTGMTSVNGVPEHTINWNVAQLIKTSLESIGARVVLSRQDDSGWGGCVDDRARAANESGADVAVSIHADSAPPNLRGFHLIVPALPVPDAKVGQVQSGPGLAVTKAVRDAYLQAGFPAATYAGVQDGLQTRSDIAGPALTTVPNVFLEMGNGANAEDAALLESPDGQLKHAIAVTTGVVSYLLGTSLATTGSATDRPAAAPAQDVPAQAAPAQSVPAQAIPAQDVPAQPIPGEVVPAQAVPAPPVPNGSTQANGSTQDGSEQSDPNGSAQSDPNGTLPQSVPGALPQSVPNGAPSQSQTGPGTSFGTAPGSQSIPSNDQGTQANPSRSTPGTYALPGSPSTPGTQSTPGNQSRPDYRSGSESGTLGVLANTVLEMLMPLARVLGMDDTMITAELINLAYTLASTLFGPAK
- a CDS encoding CobW family GTP-binding protein, encoding MVVRVADRIPVLIVAGFLGSGKTTLLNHLLRNNRGTRIGVVVNDFGAINIDSMLVAGQVDAMVSLGNGCVCCAVDVTELDDLFTRLAQPRANIDVIVVEASGLAEPRNLIRMVVGSDNPRIRYGGLVEVVDAEQFPSSRERHPELLTHLRLADLVVVNKADRVGAAELETLRGEIADLVGTVPVYATTRGRIDPGLLFDEPLRATRRVAEQLSFDELLAEHDHEHDGDDEHRHLHDDYTSVSFTSERELDPRRLIDFLEDPPPGLFRAKGFAAFGVAAERRKFLLHMVGRHIVFEPGAWRRGEPRTSRLVLIGAGMPSEPTLSRLRETVHNADDFLDEQAMLGVWRYTPH